From one Microbulbifer sp. A4B17 genomic stretch:
- a CDS encoding tetratricopeptide repeat protein, whose product MTQIDTSNSFAIGLMFMATALLCNGAFADDGAPVAAQTNAPPKAFIEAASKPLKKTPRQLRPSEAVENYRERIEELEAQYGAYGAGIDEQLLGLATALQKAGAHEQAVSEFRRAMLINRVNEGLYSLNQIPMIKRLIESQIALNQWEEANDNQQYLYWLYQKNYGEKDPRMLPVINNLSRWHLQAYVEEKGDTLFEHLISATNLYSLAVDIITKNFGSSDLRLVDALRGLKATNYYLATYKGEPNAPVIINASFGGSGPNSHQRTKLDHYRMKSFNTGKKAITRIVDVYQRNPKSPPAASAKAKVELGDWYMMFNKWHSARQTYGEAYKSLWDNGATNDEIEDIFGRPVALPALPVLESDSKALANSRITVSYDVTAFGKARNIKILRAYPSDKVKFRSKVRNILKRAKFRPRFEDGEPVETRGIVQRFVFD is encoded by the coding sequence GTGACACAGATAGATACCAGCAATTCCTTTGCTATCGGCTTGATGTTTATGGCCACAGCACTGCTGTGTAATGGCGCCTTTGCCGACGATGGCGCACCTGTGGCAGCCCAAACTAACGCGCCCCCCAAGGCCTTTATTGAAGCCGCCTCCAAACCACTAAAGAAAACTCCACGACAATTGAGGCCTTCCGAAGCTGTAGAGAATTACCGCGAGCGCATTGAAGAGCTTGAAGCCCAATATGGCGCCTATGGCGCGGGTATTGACGAACAGCTATTAGGGCTGGCGACCGCCTTACAAAAAGCAGGCGCTCACGAGCAGGCAGTGAGTGAATTTCGCCGTGCAATGCTAATTAACAGGGTAAATGAAGGGCTCTACTCCCTGAATCAAATCCCCATGATCAAGCGCTTAATCGAGAGTCAAATAGCGCTCAACCAATGGGAGGAAGCGAACGACAACCAGCAATACCTTTACTGGCTGTACCAGAAGAATTATGGGGAAAAAGACCCCCGCATGCTGCCTGTCATTAACAACCTGAGTCGCTGGCATTTACAAGCCTACGTAGAGGAAAAAGGGGATACGCTATTTGAACACTTGATTAGTGCAACCAACCTCTACAGCTTGGCGGTAGATATTATTACCAAGAATTTCGGTTCCTCCGACCTGCGCCTTGTAGATGCCCTGCGCGGACTAAAAGCAACTAATTACTATCTCGCCACCTACAAAGGCGAACCCAACGCTCCAGTTATTATCAATGCCAGCTTTGGCGGTAGTGGTCCCAACTCGCACCAGCGCACAAAGTTGGATCACTACCGAATGAAAAGTTTTAATACTGGGAAAAAAGCCATTACCCGTATTGTTGATGTTTACCAAAGAAATCCCAAATCTCCACCAGCAGCTTCAGCAAAAGCCAAAGTTGAACTCGGCGACTGGTACATGATGTTTAATAAGTGGCATTCTGCACGCCAAACTTATGGTGAAGCCTATAAGTCACTTTGGGATAACGGTGCGACTAATGATGAAATAGAGGACATTTTTGGAAGGCCGGTAGCTCTCCCCGCCCTACCCGTTCTGGAGTCAGACAGCAAGGCCCTGGCCAATTCACGAATCACTGTTTCATACGATGTCACCGCTTTTGGTAAGGCGAGGAATATAAAGATCTTAAGGGCTTACCCATCCGACAAAGTGAAGTTCCGCTCAAAAGTCAGAAATATTCTAAAACGCGCCAAATTCAGGCCGCGGTTTGAAGATGGAGAGCCGGTGGAAACTCGCGGAATCGTTCAGCGCTTTGTATTCGACTGA
- a CDS encoding branched-chain amino acid aminotransferase — translation MSIYIDPEIAVSLRGYEVPEKLGFGTAMAPVMFRAIWQDGCWSSGELIPYAPLTVDPAAKVLHYAQSCFEGMKAYRTAKGGTALFRPEMNAARMAYSAKRLCMPPVPESLFLDGVRVVTAYCAGLVPNNSGESLYLRPFLMGTQPDLTVSASNAYEFYVIASPSEAYHSGNMRLWVEREDARAAVGGTGDAKVGGNYASSLLSIGRLKERGYDQSLWLSPSNRQSIDELSGMNFFAVIDGSVYTPAVNGSILEGITRYSLIQLAEGLGYKVVERAIPIDELLEQIASGDCSEAFACGTAAIISPISVIGDGDREYELSHASGPVAGHLRRALLDIQEGRSEDIYGWMHSVEPIV, via the coding sequence GTGAGTATCTATATCGATCCAGAGATCGCAGTGAGCCTTCGAGGCTATGAAGTCCCCGAGAAGCTGGGCTTTGGAACCGCCATGGCACCAGTAATGTTTCGCGCCATTTGGCAGGATGGTTGCTGGAGTAGTGGAGAGTTGATCCCCTATGCGCCTCTGACAGTCGACCCTGCCGCTAAGGTACTTCACTACGCCCAGTCGTGCTTTGAGGGAATGAAAGCCTATCGCACTGCTAAAGGTGGGACTGCATTATTCCGACCCGAAATGAATGCTGCACGAATGGCATATTCAGCTAAGCGCTTGTGTATGCCTCCGGTTCCTGAGTCCCTGTTCCTGGATGGTGTCCGCGTTGTCACGGCATACTGCGCGGGTCTGGTCCCCAACAATAGTGGTGAGTCTCTCTACTTGCGCCCTTTCTTAATGGGAACCCAGCCGGACTTAACTGTTTCAGCGAGTAATGCCTATGAGTTTTATGTGATCGCCAGTCCCTCTGAGGCCTACCACTCCGGCAATATGCGCTTGTGGGTTGAGCGGGAAGACGCCAGGGCAGCTGTGGGAGGAACCGGGGATGCCAAAGTTGGTGGAAACTACGCCAGCTCCCTACTGAGCATTGGCCGCCTAAAAGAGCGTGGTTATGACCAGTCGCTTTGGTTGAGCCCATCCAACCGGCAGAGTATCGATGAACTGTCCGGTATGAACTTTTTTGCTGTCATTGATGGCAGCGTATATACCCCAGCTGTTAATGGCTCAATTCTAGAGGGAATTACCCGTTATTCTCTTATCCAGCTGGCAGAGGGGTTGGGTTACAAGGTTGTTGAGCGAGCCATCCCCATTGATGAGCTGTTGGAGCAAATAGCCTCTGGTGACTGTAGCGAGGCATTTGCTTGCGGCACTGCGGCAATTATCAGTCCTATCAGTGTCATTGGTGATGGTGACAGGGAGTACGAACTATCACATGCCTCCGGCCCGGTAGCTGGACATTTACGACGAGCGCTATTGGATATTCAGGAAGGGCGTTCTGAAGATATTTATGGGTGGATGCACTCTGTTGAACCCATTGTCTAA
- a CDS encoding Yip1 family protein, with translation MLTHMLGLMLQPRRQWQLIGSLSERNLRRQVPYVIVLALLPAAAWYFGTTQVGWTIGSGDPVRITAQSALELVAVFYCTMVLAVTAIGYFIHWMAKTYGAETHPLKGVVVAGFTATPIFIVGVAGIYPVLWLDILLATLAVAYAVYLLYLGIPIVMGVSEERGFLFASAIITVSLVMAVIVMVATVLFWSYVSAPVFYSS, from the coding sequence ATGTTGACCCATATGCTTGGCCTTATGCTGCAACCACGTAGACAGTGGCAGCTTATTGGCAGTCTCTCTGAACGTAATCTGCGAAGACAAGTCCCTTATGTCATCGTTCTGGCATTACTGCCAGCCGCTGCCTGGTATTTTGGTACGACACAGGTCGGCTGGACGATTGGCAGCGGCGACCCGGTGAGAATTACTGCCCAAAGTGCTTTGGAATTGGTCGCTGTATTTTATTGCACAATGGTCTTGGCTGTAACTGCTATCGGCTATTTTATCCATTGGATGGCGAAGACTTACGGGGCTGAAACTCACCCGCTTAAAGGCGTTGTTGTGGCAGGTTTTACTGCGACACCGATTTTTATTGTGGGAGTTGCAGGGATCTATCCTGTATTGTGGTTGGACATATTGCTTGCAACGCTTGCCGTTGCTTATGCTGTCTACCTGCTTTATCTGGGAATTCCTATTGTTATGGGAGTTTCTGAAGAGCGTGGCTTTCTATTTGCCAGTGCAATTATTACGGTGTCGCTCGTCATGGCAGTCATTGTTATGGTTGCTACAGTTCTATTCTGGAGCTATGTATCTGCACCTGTCTTTTACTCCTCCTGA